In Nicotiana tabacum cultivar K326 chromosome 19, ASM71507v2, whole genome shotgun sequence, one DNA window encodes the following:
- the LOC107789168 gene encoding replication factor C subunit 3-like isoform X1 — translation MPSLSIPRSKSVPCNISETQNCPTNSFTIPPSVRSSKSADSLKPTWPKNANELISRKGGSSSKNSNLTAGNLAEFNKRNAIQEEKRYSARSPYYKGLTDSSKVINRQKLLAEFSSSPGKDSISASSTSSSSKSNLASKVQEWSASYFVRKGKEERTSFSLNTSIGNKNIQDSSSSETKDKGVIRTTIGEELGIDRKGVRKCSRKSRQRLSKSDKGKPLRERASEMQTNIVVLPPAPAPPITSPPKLSIPSPPPTPLILQTSLQDEEIEAVPLPASPTQTTEDEKDTTKEQDITSPEQKDKRFKWADKYRPNALKDFLCNRNTALELKALAETDGSNRHYIFAGQPGVGKRTMIFALLREVFGHDKIQAREKCKVFYLKGEAVPSIQVNVKESKKHVEINLSETKGYEKHVIVELINERKHKASIRSAPCHHDDCKAIILGEADKLSTDVLLYTKWMLERYTGCYKVFFCCSDITKLQPIKSICKVVHLQKPSDDEIVDVLEFIAKKEEIELPHKLAAQIASNSKSNLRQAIRSFEATWHFNTCLTENQEIKTGWEDDIAKIAKNIIEEQSPKQLYDIRGKLQNLIEHNVSAEFIFNTLVEELKSNLDDQFHKEIDNLKMKYNINSKDLEQGKSDNDAVKKIVLQFMKVEEFIAKFMSWYKTSVLKKGNHNPSQAYPSKGNN, via the exons ATGCCGAGTCTATCAATCCCACGTTCAAAATCTGTTCCCTGCAACATATCAGAAACTCAAAATTGTCCTACAAACTCATTTACAATACCTCCTTCAGTCAGATCCTCCAAATCAGCTGACTCATTAAAACCAACatggcctaaaaatgcaaatgagcTTATATCAAGAAAGGGTGGCTCATCTTCAAAGAACTCAAATTTAACAGCTGGTAATCTCGCGGAATTCAATAAAAGAAATGCAATTCAAGAAGAAAAGAGATACTCAGCAAGAAGTCCATATTATAAAGGACTTACTGATTCGTCCAAAGTGATTAATCGACAGAAGTTATTAGCAGAGTTTAGTAGTAGTCCTGGAAAAGATAGCATATCAGCTTCTTCTACAAGTTCAAGTTCTAAATCCAATTTAGCTAGCAAG GTACAAGAATGGAGTGCATCTTACTTTGTACGCAAAGGCAAAGAAGAAAGAACATCCTTCTCCTTGAATACTTCTATTGGGAACAAGAACATCCAAGATTCATCTTCATCAGAGACAAAAGATAAAGGAGTAATCAGAACGACAATCGGAGAAGAACTTGGTATAGATCGGAAAGGAGTTAGAAAATGTTCAAGAAAAAGCAGACAGAGACTTTCAAAATCAGATAAGGGGAAGCCTTTGAGGGAGAGAGCATCAGAAATGCAAACAAATATAGTAGTACTACCACCAGCCCCTGCACCACCAATAACATCACCACCAAAATTGTCAATACCATCTCCACCGCCAACTCCATTAATATTGCAAACATCATTGCAAGATGAAGAAATTGAAGCAGTACCATTACCAGCTTCACCAACTCAAACTACAGAGGATGAAAAAGATACTACAAAGGAGCAGGATATTACAAGTCCAGAACAGAAAGACAAAAGATTTAAATGGGCTGATAAGTATAGGCCTAATGCTCTTAAAGATTTTCTATGCAATAGAAATACTGCACTTGAACTGAAGGCTCTG GCAGAAACAGATGGCAGTAATCGTCATTATATATTTGCAGGACAGCCAGGAGTAGGGAAAAGAACCATGATATTTGCTTTGCTTCGCGAAGTTTTTGGACATGATAAAATACAG GCAAGAGAAAAGTGCAAGGTGTTCTACTTAAAG GGAGAAGCAGTGCCGAGCATCCAAGTAAATGTGAAGGAATCAAAGAAACATGTTGAGATCAATCTCTCTGAAACTAAAGGCTACGAGAAACATGTCATCGTAGAACTAATCAATGAGAGAAAGCACAAAGCATCCATCAGATCAGCACCTTGCCATCATGATGACTGTAAAG CTATCATTCTTGGTGAAGCTGACAAGCTATCAACAGATGTTTTGCTATATACCAAATGGATGTTAGAAAGATATACAGGTTGTTATAAGGTCTTCTTTTGCTGCAGTGATATCACCAAGCTCCAGCCAATTAAGTCTATTTGTAAGGTTGTTCATCTCCAAAAACCTTCAGATGACGAG ATTGTAGACGTCTTGGAATTCATAGCAAAAAAGGAAGAAATAGAACTACCACATAAACTGGCAGCACAGATTGCTAGTAACTCCAAAAGTAACCTACGTCAAGCAATTCGCTCTTTTGAAGCTACTTGGCACTTCAA CACTTGCTTGACTGAGAATCAAGAAATCAAGACAGGGTGGGAAGATGACATTGCAAAGATTGCTAAAAACATAATTGAGGAGCAAAGCCCGAAGCA GCTATATGATATCCGTGGGAAGCTGCAAAATTTGATAGAGCACAACGTGTCTGCTGAGTTCATCTTTAAT ACTTTGGTAGAAGAACTAAAGAGTAATTTGGATGACCAATTCCACAAGGAAATTGACAATCTGAAAATGAAGTACAAT ATAAATTCAAAGGATCTGGAACAAGGAAAAAGTGATAATGATGCAGTGAAAAAGATTGTTCTCCAATTTATGAAGGTTGAAG AGTTCATAGCTAAATTCATGAGCTGGTATAAGACTTCAGTTCTGAAGAAAGGAAATCACAACCCCTCACAAGCCTATCCCTCCAAGGGGAATAATTAG
- the LOC107789168 gene encoding replication factor C subunit 3-like isoform X2: MPSLSIPRSKSVPCNISETQNCPTNSFTIPPSVRSSKSADSLKPTWPKNANELISRKGGSSSKNSNLTAGNLAEFNKRNAIQEEKRYSARSPYYKGLTDSSKVINRQKLLAEFSSSPGKDSISASSTSSSSKSNLASKVQEWSASYFVRKGKEERTSFSLNTSIGNKNIQDSSSSETKDKGVIRTTIGEELGIDRKGVRKCSRKSRQRLSKSDKGKPLRERASEMQTNIVVLPPAPAPPITSPPKLSIPSPPPTPLILQTSLQDEEIEAVPLPASPTQTTEDEKDTTKEQDITSPEQKDKRFKWADKYRPNALKDFLCNRNTALELKALAETDGSNRHYIFAGQPGVGKRTMIFALLREVFGHDKIQAREKCKVFYLKGEAVPSIQVNVKESKKHVEINLSETKGYEKHVIVELINERKHKASIRSAPCHHDDCKAIILGEADKLSTDVLLYTKWMLERYTGCYKVFFCCSDITKLQPIKSICKVVHLQKPSDDEIVDVLEFIAKKEEIELPHKLAAQIASNSKSNLRQAIRSFEATWHFNTCLTENQEIKTGWEDDIAKIAKNIIEEQSPKQLYDIRGKLQNLIEHNVSAEFIFNINSKDLEQGKSDNDAVKKIVLQFMKVEEFIAKFMSWYKTSVLKKGNHNPSQAYPSKGNN; the protein is encoded by the exons ATGCCGAGTCTATCAATCCCACGTTCAAAATCTGTTCCCTGCAACATATCAGAAACTCAAAATTGTCCTACAAACTCATTTACAATACCTCCTTCAGTCAGATCCTCCAAATCAGCTGACTCATTAAAACCAACatggcctaaaaatgcaaatgagcTTATATCAAGAAAGGGTGGCTCATCTTCAAAGAACTCAAATTTAACAGCTGGTAATCTCGCGGAATTCAATAAAAGAAATGCAATTCAAGAAGAAAAGAGATACTCAGCAAGAAGTCCATATTATAAAGGACTTACTGATTCGTCCAAAGTGATTAATCGACAGAAGTTATTAGCAGAGTTTAGTAGTAGTCCTGGAAAAGATAGCATATCAGCTTCTTCTACAAGTTCAAGTTCTAAATCCAATTTAGCTAGCAAG GTACAAGAATGGAGTGCATCTTACTTTGTACGCAAAGGCAAAGAAGAAAGAACATCCTTCTCCTTGAATACTTCTATTGGGAACAAGAACATCCAAGATTCATCTTCATCAGAGACAAAAGATAAAGGAGTAATCAGAACGACAATCGGAGAAGAACTTGGTATAGATCGGAAAGGAGTTAGAAAATGTTCAAGAAAAAGCAGACAGAGACTTTCAAAATCAGATAAGGGGAAGCCTTTGAGGGAGAGAGCATCAGAAATGCAAACAAATATAGTAGTACTACCACCAGCCCCTGCACCACCAATAACATCACCACCAAAATTGTCAATACCATCTCCACCGCCAACTCCATTAATATTGCAAACATCATTGCAAGATGAAGAAATTGAAGCAGTACCATTACCAGCTTCACCAACTCAAACTACAGAGGATGAAAAAGATACTACAAAGGAGCAGGATATTACAAGTCCAGAACAGAAAGACAAAAGATTTAAATGGGCTGATAAGTATAGGCCTAATGCTCTTAAAGATTTTCTATGCAATAGAAATACTGCACTTGAACTGAAGGCTCTG GCAGAAACAGATGGCAGTAATCGTCATTATATATTTGCAGGACAGCCAGGAGTAGGGAAAAGAACCATGATATTTGCTTTGCTTCGCGAAGTTTTTGGACATGATAAAATACAG GCAAGAGAAAAGTGCAAGGTGTTCTACTTAAAG GGAGAAGCAGTGCCGAGCATCCAAGTAAATGTGAAGGAATCAAAGAAACATGTTGAGATCAATCTCTCTGAAACTAAAGGCTACGAGAAACATGTCATCGTAGAACTAATCAATGAGAGAAAGCACAAAGCATCCATCAGATCAGCACCTTGCCATCATGATGACTGTAAAG CTATCATTCTTGGTGAAGCTGACAAGCTATCAACAGATGTTTTGCTATATACCAAATGGATGTTAGAAAGATATACAGGTTGTTATAAGGTCTTCTTTTGCTGCAGTGATATCACCAAGCTCCAGCCAATTAAGTCTATTTGTAAGGTTGTTCATCTCCAAAAACCTTCAGATGACGAG ATTGTAGACGTCTTGGAATTCATAGCAAAAAAGGAAGAAATAGAACTACCACATAAACTGGCAGCACAGATTGCTAGTAACTCCAAAAGTAACCTACGTCAAGCAATTCGCTCTTTTGAAGCTACTTGGCACTTCAA CACTTGCTTGACTGAGAATCAAGAAATCAAGACAGGGTGGGAAGATGACATTGCAAAGATTGCTAAAAACATAATTGAGGAGCAAAGCCCGAAGCA GCTATATGATATCCGTGGGAAGCTGCAAAATTTGATAGAGCACAACGTGTCTGCTGAGTTCATCTTTAAT ATAAATTCAAAGGATCTGGAACAAGGAAAAAGTGATAATGATGCAGTGAAAAAGATTGTTCTCCAATTTATGAAGGTTGAAG AGTTCATAGCTAAATTCATGAGCTGGTATAAGACTTCAGTTCTGAAGAAAGGAAATCACAACCCCTCACAAGCCTATCCCTCCAAGGGGAATAATTAG
- the LOC107789166 gene encoding transcription factor bHLH91-like, translating to MLSCTVSKCSEHFRRMYAESLAFDPTSHEQDEGTEEKGLLQNHSTTCGTNFSLGLELQQQQLNLEMGKFHSTLNSNIIQTENNLIQEFGHEHNNNTVLSYGQANWEEMGFNPYDHQHGHERHQISNFPISTLITNNPSNPIANTSLGHWVGFPRTELASTSTNLFYDPQQNMPVNICTAQPSLFKELFQLSPHGSYGLGSSGTGSFFSHGVAEEEVTGALYRDAGSFDINSAAKKREGKDIKHHASEKQRRVHFSDKFQALRALIPNPSKNDRATIIADAIGYINMLKTKVNELKNEVEKKERVKRQRTEDGSCGFNTVMEAAENHVNMRSSWLQKKSKNTEVDVRIMDDEVTVKLVQQQKRMNCLLFVSKAFNEFQLDIHHVSGGLIGDHYSYLFNSKICEGSTVYASAIANKVFEILDKEHAPIAPSCDL from the exons AAGAATGTATGCAGAAAGTTTAGCTTTTGATCCTACTTCTCATGAGCAAGATGAAGGGACAGAAGAAAAGGGTTTGCTTCAAAATCATTCAACAACTTGTGGTACTAACTTTTCCTTGGGATTGGAACTACAGCAGCAGCAGCTGAATCTTGAAATGGGAAAGTTTCATTCTACTCTAAATAGCAATATTATCCAAACTGAAAATAacttgattcaggaatttgggcATGAGCACAACAATAACACAGTGTTATCTTATGGTCAAGCAAATTGGGAAGAAATGGGTTTTAATCCTTATGACCATCAACACGGCCATGAGCGGCACCAAATTAGTAATTTCCCCATTTCAACATTGATCACTAATAATCCATCAAATCCCATAGCAAATACATCACTAGGCCATTGGGTGGGTTTTCCAAGAACAGAATTAGCCTCAACTTCAACTAATCTTTTCTATGACCCACAACAGAATATGCCTGTGAATATTTGTACCGCACAACCTAGTTTGTTCAAAGAGTTGTTTCAGCTTTCCCCACATGGCTCCTATGGCTTAGGAAGCTCAGGGACTGGCTCTTTTTTTAGTCACGGGGTTGCTGAGGAAGAGGTAACTGGTGCATTGTACCGTGATGCTGGGAGTTTTGATATCAATTCTGCAGCTAAAAAGAGGGAAGGTAAGGATATTAAGCATCATGCCAGTGAGAAACAAAGGAGAGTTCATTTCAGTGACAAGTTCCAAGCATTGAGAGCTTTGATCCCAAATCCCTCAaag AATGATAGAGCAACAATTATTGCGGATGCTATTGGGTACATCAATATGCTGAAAACAAAAGTAAATGAGCTAAAGAATGAAGTAGAAAAGAAAGAGAGGGTCAAAAGGCAAAGAACAGAAGATGGTTCATGTGGTTTCAATACTGTAATGGAAGCTGCTGAGAATCATGTGAATATGAGGAGTTCATGGcttcaaaagaaatcaaagaatACTGAAGTTGATGTTAGAATTATGGATGATGAAGTGACTGTTAAACTTGTCCAACAACAGAAGAGAATgaattgccttctctttgtttcaaaAGCCTTTAATGAGTTTCAGCTGGATATCCATCATGTTTCTGGAGGATTAATTGGTGATCACTATAGCTACCTCTTCAACTCCAAG ATTTGTGAAGGTTCAACAgtatatgcaagtgcaatagcaaacaaggtttttgaaattttagacaaGGAACATGCACCCATTGCACCAAGTTGCGATCTTTAA